In a genomic window of Microterricola viridarii:
- the aspS gene encoding aspartate--tRNA(Asn) ligase: MTSRVLIKDLSALADGPVTVSGWVDTVRDQKKVQFIVLRDESGAAQLVNPALRALPVTDAEAGTVALEGEELAAAEARLATTEAISDLANGSFITVTGQLKQDERVKLGGLEVKIESLTVVSEAIAETPIATDSGLDKRMDWRFLDLRHPKQNLIFKIQTTFLHAMREYWVDNDFIEIQTPKLMASASESRAELFEVEYFEGKAYLAQSPQFYKQMAQSAGFGKIFEVGPAFRADHSFTSRHATEFTSVDTEISWIDSHEDVMNLHEELLVAGFTAVKAKHGDAIKELFDVEITVPSRPFPRIPLAEAKQIVAERGYEIPRADDDMDPEGERQISAYVAEKLGHEFVFITDYASSIRPFYHMRHEGDPSLTNSYDLLFNGTEISTGAQREHRIDVLVAQAEDKGMDPEELGTYLDFFRYGVPPHGGFGMGLARVLMLMLHQASIREVTYLFRGPTRLEP, encoded by the coding sequence GTGACTTCTCGTGTATTGATCAAGGACCTTTCCGCCCTGGCCGACGGCCCCGTTACGGTGTCTGGCTGGGTCGATACCGTGCGCGACCAGAAGAAGGTGCAGTTCATCGTGCTGCGCGATGAATCCGGGGCCGCCCAGCTGGTGAACCCGGCCCTGCGCGCCCTCCCGGTGACGGATGCCGAAGCGGGCACCGTCGCACTCGAGGGCGAGGAGCTGGCGGCGGCCGAGGCCCGCCTGGCCACCACGGAGGCGATCTCGGACCTCGCCAACGGCTCCTTCATCACCGTGACCGGGCAGCTGAAGCAGGACGAGCGCGTGAAGCTCGGCGGCCTCGAGGTCAAGATCGAGAGCCTCACCGTTGTGAGCGAGGCCATCGCCGAGACCCCGATCGCCACCGACTCGGGCCTCGACAAGCGCATGGACTGGCGCTTCCTCGACCTGCGCCACCCCAAGCAGAACCTCATCTTCAAGATCCAGACCACCTTCCTGCACGCCATGCGCGAGTACTGGGTCGACAACGACTTCATCGAGATCCAGACGCCGAAGCTGATGGCGTCGGCGAGCGAGTCGCGCGCCGAGCTGTTCGAGGTCGAGTACTTCGAGGGCAAGGCGTACCTGGCGCAGAGCCCGCAGTTCTACAAGCAGATGGCGCAGTCGGCCGGTTTCGGCAAGATCTTCGAGGTCGGCCCGGCCTTCCGCGCAGACCACTCCTTCACCAGCCGCCACGCCACCGAGTTCACCAGCGTCGACACCGAGATCAGCTGGATCGACTCGCACGAAGACGTGATGAACCTGCACGAGGAGCTCCTCGTCGCCGGCTTCACGGCCGTCAAGGCCAAGCACGGCGACGCGATCAAGGAGCTGTTCGACGTCGAGATCACGGTGCCCTCTCGCCCGTTCCCGCGCATCCCGCTCGCCGAGGCGAAGCAGATCGTCGCCGAGCGCGGCTATGAGATCCCCCGCGCCGACGACGACATGGACCCGGAGGGCGAGCGCCAGATCTCGGCGTACGTCGCCGAGAAGCTCGGGCACGAGTTCGTGTTCATCACCGACTACGCGTCCAGCATCCGCCCGTTCTACCACATGCGCCACGAGGGCGACCCGAGCCTGACCAACAGCTACGACCTGCTGTTCAACGGCACCGAGATCTCCACCGGCGCCCAGCGCGAGCACCGCATCGACGTGCTCGTCGCGCAGGCAGAGGACAAGGGCATGGACCCGGAGGAGCTGGGCACCTACCTCGACTTCTTCCGCTACGGCGTGCCGCCGCACGGCGGATTCGGCATGGGCCTGGCCCGCGTGCTGATGCTCATGCTGCACCAGGCGTCGATCCGCGAGGTCACCTACCTCTTCCGCGGCCCGACCCGCCTCGAGCCGTAG
- a CDS encoding HAD family hydrolase produces MRDTLRSWAETPTRRRIVDFVERVSGVGPGAVPAAERVAVFDNDGTLWTEKPMPTQLHYIVQQWAAAASADPALAERQPYAAAVGGDFGWLSDAVDKHYAGDDSDLKLLIGAILTSTDGVAVQDYERAVAEFYRSARHPTLGTPYRGAVYQPMVELLRYLEAHGFSCYIISGGDRDFMRPITSEYYGIPPERVVGSAVGLSYDAESAEVRYGATFDFMDDGPMKPVRIWTRIGRRPILAAGNSNGDIEMLRYTQGSPDSLALLIHHDDTSGRGDAPYDSGAERALAAAAEHDFTVVSVRDDWTSVFVPQAAAGTA; encoded by the coding sequence ATGCGAGACACGCTGAGGTCGTGGGCGGAGACCCCGACGCGCAGGCGCATCGTCGACTTCGTCGAGCGGGTGAGCGGGGTCGGGCCCGGGGCGGTTCCGGCCGCCGAGCGGGTCGCGGTCTTCGACAACGACGGAACGCTGTGGACGGAGAAGCCGATGCCGACGCAGCTGCACTACATCGTGCAGCAGTGGGCGGCCGCGGCGTCGGCTGACCCCGCACTGGCCGAGCGCCAGCCGTATGCGGCCGCGGTCGGCGGCGACTTCGGCTGGCTGAGTGACGCCGTCGACAAGCACTACGCGGGCGACGACAGCGATCTGAAGCTGCTGATCGGGGCCATCCTCACCTCGACGGACGGCGTCGCCGTTCAGGACTACGAGAGAGCCGTCGCCGAGTTCTACCGCAGTGCCCGGCACCCGACCCTCGGCACGCCCTATCGCGGAGCCGTCTACCAGCCGATGGTCGAGCTGCTGCGCTACCTGGAGGCGCACGGCTTCAGCTGTTACATCATCTCGGGCGGCGACCGGGACTTCATGCGGCCGATCACGAGCGAGTACTACGGCATCCCGCCCGAGCGCGTCGTCGGCTCCGCGGTCGGGCTGAGCTATGACGCAGAGAGCGCCGAGGTGCGCTACGGGGCCACCTTCGACTTCATGGATGACGGCCCGATGAAGCCGGTGCGCATCTGGACCAGGATCGGGCGCCGCCCGATCCTCGCCGCCGGCAACTCCAACGGCGACATCGAGATGCTGCGCTACACCCAGGGCAGCCCGGACTCCCTCGCGCTGCTGATCCACCATGACGACACCTCTGGGCGCGGCGATGCCCCCTACGACTCCGGGGCAGAACGGGCGCTCGCCGCGGCGGCCGAGCACGACTTCACCGTCGTCAGCGTGCGCGACGACTGGACGAGCGTGTTCGTGCCGCAGGCCGCCGCGGGCACCGCGTGA
- a CDS encoding histidine phosphatase family protein, with the protein MVARQIHLVRHGEVHNPERVLYGRLPGYRLSELGQEMAAAAAADLAGRGIRYSALYASPLQRTQESAAPVAAALNLPVQLEPRIIEPANHFEGQRMREALKQPANWPALVNPLRPSWGEAYKSIAARMVAAMNDAWETAALLPDGAEGDIVMVSHQLPIWTTHNFLAGDRLWHDPRQRRCALSSITSFSRFGGTFVETGYTEPAASISAHAVDLGAV; encoded by the coding sequence GTGGTAGCCAGACAGATCCACCTCGTCCGTCACGGAGAGGTGCACAATCCCGAGCGCGTGCTGTACGGGCGCCTTCCGGGGTATCGGCTTTCCGAGCTCGGCCAGGAGATGGCCGCCGCTGCTGCCGCCGATCTGGCCGGCCGCGGCATCCGCTACTCGGCCCTCTACGCCTCACCCCTGCAGCGCACACAGGAGTCGGCGGCGCCCGTCGCGGCCGCGCTGAACCTGCCGGTGCAGCTGGAGCCGCGCATCATCGAGCCGGCGAACCACTTCGAGGGCCAGCGGATGCGCGAGGCGCTGAAGCAGCCCGCCAACTGGCCGGCACTCGTCAACCCGCTGCGCCCGAGCTGGGGAGAGGCGTACAAATCGATCGCCGCCCGCATGGTCGCCGCCATGAACGACGCGTGGGAGACCGCGGCGCTTCTGCCCGACGGCGCCGAGGGCGACATCGTGATGGTCAGCCACCAGCTGCCCATCTGGACCACCCACAACTTCCTGGCCGGCGACCGGCTCTGGCACGACCCGCGGCAACGCCGCTGCGCGCTCTCCAGCATCACCAGCTTCAGCCGCTTCGGCGGCACCTTCGTGGAGACCGGCTACACAGAGCCGGCCGCATCGATCTCGGCGCACGCCGTGGACCTGGGAGCCGTGTGA
- a CDS encoding TlpA family protein disulfide reductase: MAVFTRKRLLGAVAVAVASVALLAGCSNDPLAEQYREGSNKNYISGTGVVKEIALENRGEAIDFEAQDFAGETVSSEDFRGEVLVVNFWYASCAPCRAEAPTLEAVNQQFAGQGASLLGVNVRDQVDTARAFEETYGVTYSSIADINDGSMQQAFGNEVPPNAVPTTLVLDQEGRVAARILGQIKDESILRTLVRDTIAEAE, encoded by the coding sequence ATGGCAGTTTTCACCCGTAAGCGACTGCTCGGAGCCGTGGCGGTCGCCGTGGCATCCGTCGCCCTGCTGGCCGGCTGCTCGAACGACCCGCTCGCCGAGCAGTACCGCGAGGGAAGCAACAAGAACTACATCTCCGGCACCGGTGTCGTGAAGGAGATCGCGCTGGAGAACCGCGGCGAGGCCATCGACTTCGAGGCGCAGGACTTCGCCGGCGAGACGGTCTCCTCCGAGGACTTCCGCGGCGAGGTGCTCGTGGTGAACTTCTGGTACGCCAGCTGCGCGCCCTGCCGGGCCGAGGCGCCCACCCTCGAGGCGGTGAACCAGCAGTTCGCCGGCCAGGGGGCCAGCCTGCTCGGCGTGAACGTGCGCGACCAGGTCGACACGGCGCGCGCCTTCGAGGAGACCTACGGCGTGACGTACTCGTCGATCGCCGACATCAACGACGGCAGCATGCAGCAGGCCTTCGGCAACGAGGTGCCGCCGAACGCCGTGCCGACGACGCTGGTGCTCGACCAGGAGGGGCGCGTCGCCGCCCGGATCCTCGGCCAGATCAAGGACGAGTCGATCCTGCGCACCCTCGTGCGGGACACCATCGCCGAGGCCGAGTAA
- a CDS encoding GAP family protein, which produces MGPVIGNILPLALGIAISPIPIIAAILMLLSPRARSTSVGFLLGWVLGIIVAVGVFTLLSSVLPEKDPDASQPIAGWIKIAIGALLLLLALKQWRGRPREGEQAALPGWMSAIDSMTAVRAAGLGFVLSAVNPKNLLMAAGAGVIVGSAGLDGGAIVLSLAIFVVIAAASVAVPVIAYLVAAPAMEAPLERLRVWLQQNNSTVMAVLLLVIGVVMVGKGIASF; this is translated from the coding sequence ATGGGTCCAGTAATCGGCAACATCCTCCCGCTCGCGCTCGGCATTGCGATCAGCCCGATCCCGATCATCGCCGCGATCCTCATGCTGCTCTCGCCCCGCGCGCGCAGCACCAGCGTCGGGTTCCTGCTCGGCTGGGTGCTCGGCATCATCGTCGCCGTCGGCGTGTTCACCCTGCTTTCCAGCGTGCTGCCGGAGAAGGACCCGGATGCCTCCCAGCCGATCGCCGGGTGGATCAAGATCGCGATCGGCGCGCTGTTGCTGCTGCTCGCCCTCAAGCAGTGGCGCGGCCGACCGAGGGAGGGCGAGCAGGCGGCCCTGCCCGGGTGGATGTCGGCCATCGACTCTATGACCGCGGTGCGCGCCGCCGGGCTCGGCTTCGTGCTCTCGGCCGTGAACCCGAAGAACCTGCTGATGGCTGCCGGCGCCGGCGTCATCGTCGGCAGCGCGGGCCTCGACGGCGGTGCGATCGTGCTCAGTCTGGCGATCTTCGTCGTGATCGCCGCGGCATCCGTCGCCGTGCCGGTGATTGCCTACCTCGTCGCGGCCCCCGCGATGGAGGCGCCGCTCGAGCGGCTGCGCGTCTGGCTGCAGCAGAACAACTCCACGGTGATGGCCGTGCTGCTGCTGGTGATCGGCGTGGTCATGGTCGGCAAGGGGATCGCGAGCTTCTGA
- a CDS encoding mechanosensitive ion channel family protein, with protein MDGGAVGDFFGSSDISGWDLLFATLVVVAGWVVSIFVKRGVTALLTRTPGISPGATLLIARIAKYVVILLGIGIGLSFLGASVQPLLAIAIIVGVVIALALRGVADNFAAGVVLQSRHPIKPGDEIATDDYVGTVLELNGRTVILRTADGRTVHVPNGRLLQEPVVNHSQAGARRSEVEVRVAAGVLPPERLGEVLSAAASAVDEVHTTEPARTLIISVEPRRIIARVQYWHHPMRGVAVTSAVVTALAAACAERQLPASVTSALPPPPLTQSGEL; from the coding sequence ATGGACGGCGGCGCGGTGGGCGACTTCTTCGGTTCCAGCGACATCAGCGGATGGGACCTGCTGTTCGCGACGCTGGTGGTCGTCGCGGGCTGGGTCGTGTCGATCTTCGTCAAGCGCGGTGTGACGGCGCTGCTCACTCGGACGCCGGGAATCTCGCCGGGCGCCACCCTGCTCATCGCGCGGATCGCGAAGTACGTGGTGATCCTGCTGGGCATCGGCATCGGGCTGAGCTTCCTCGGCGCCTCGGTGCAACCGCTGCTCGCAATCGCGATCATCGTCGGGGTCGTGATCGCGCTCGCGCTGCGCGGCGTCGCCGACAACTTCGCGGCCGGCGTCGTGCTGCAGTCGCGGCACCCGATCAAACCGGGCGACGAGATCGCCACCGACGACTACGTGGGCACCGTGCTCGAGCTCAACGGCCGCACCGTGATCCTGCGCACCGCTGACGGGCGCACCGTGCACGTGCCGAACGGGCGCCTGCTGCAGGAGCCGGTCGTCAACCACTCCCAGGCGGGTGCCCGCCGCAGCGAGGTGGAGGTGCGCGTTGCCGCCGGGGTGCTGCCGCCGGAACGGCTCGGCGAGGTGCTCTCCGCCGCGGCATCCGCGGTCGACGAGGTGCACACGACCGAACCGGCGCGGACCCTCATCATCTCCGTCGAGCCACGCCGGATCATCGCCAGGGTGCAGTACTGGCACCATCCGATGCGCGGCGTCGCCGTCACCTCCGCCGTCGTGACAGCACTGGCGGCGGCGTGCGCGGAGCGCCAGCTGCCGGCCAGCGTCACGTCCGCGCTGCCGCCTCCGCCGCTGACACAGTCAGGGGAGCTCTGA
- a CDS encoding ion channel protein has translation MTALTDMPAGAPSPRTALLLSIPAILIGLVTAVVLIGLTVLADWLETLVWQGLPGLLGVGDTTGWWTMGVLTLTGLIVGLIVWLAPGHAGPDPATTGLVAPPLALGVLPALAAVLVIGEAGGVSLGPENPVIAINTALTVAITAKLWPRVPLQLVVLMGAAGTIGALFGTPVGAALVLTGIVGMTSGGGALWDKLFLPLVSAGTGSLVMAIAGRPNLSVDVPALGAPELIDLVSGVAVAAVAVLLGLLGVYLFPLLHRLFHLLRNPVLPLTIAGALLGVLGVLGGPDTLFKGLTEMKDLTANAAELSVGQLVAVTLIKLAALLIAATAGFRGGRVFPAAFIGVAVGLVAHAVFAGIPLSLAIASGVLGMVLVVTRDGWLSLFMAVTVVADITVLPLLCIIVLPIWLMVTRQPPMLIGSSTPTAAPAGPSTPPH, from the coding sequence ATGACCGCCTTGACCGACATGCCCGCAGGGGCGCCGTCCCCGCGGACGGCGCTCCTGCTCTCGATCCCGGCGATCCTGATCGGCCTCGTGACGGCCGTCGTGCTGATCGGCCTGACCGTTCTCGCCGACTGGCTGGAGACGCTCGTCTGGCAGGGGCTGCCCGGCCTTCTCGGCGTCGGCGACACCACCGGCTGGTGGACGATGGGCGTGCTCACGCTGACCGGGCTCATCGTCGGACTGATCGTCTGGCTCGCGCCCGGCCACGCCGGGCCGGACCCGGCGACGACGGGCCTCGTGGCGCCGCCGCTCGCGCTCGGCGTGCTTCCCGCGCTTGCCGCCGTGCTGGTGATCGGCGAGGCCGGCGGTGTGAGCCTCGGGCCGGAGAACCCGGTCATCGCGATCAACACCGCGCTGACCGTGGCCATCACGGCCAAGCTCTGGCCCCGGGTGCCCCTCCAACTCGTGGTGCTGATGGGCGCCGCCGGCACGATCGGCGCACTGTTCGGGACGCCGGTCGGGGCGGCCCTGGTCCTCACCGGGATCGTGGGGATGACGAGCGGCGGCGGCGCGCTCTGGGACAAGCTCTTCCTGCCGCTGGTCTCGGCCGGGACCGGATCGCTGGTGATGGCGATCGCCGGTCGGCCCAACCTGTCCGTCGACGTGCCGGCGTTGGGCGCTCCCGAGCTGATCGACCTGGTGAGCGGCGTTGCCGTCGCGGCCGTCGCCGTGCTCCTCGGCCTCCTCGGCGTCTACCTCTTCCCGCTGCTGCACCGCCTCTTCCACCTCCTGCGCAACCCCGTGCTGCCGTTGACGATCGCGGGGGCGCTGCTCGGCGTGCTCGGCGTGCTCGGCGGCCCGGACACGCTGTTCAAGGGCTTGACGGAGATGAAGGACCTCACGGCGAATGCCGCCGAGCTCAGCGTCGGGCAGCTTGTGGCCGTGACGCTGATCAAGCTGGCCGCCCTCCTCATCGCCGCAACGGCCGGGTTCCGGGGCGGGCGGGTCTTTCCCGCTGCGTTCATCGGGGTTGCGGTCGGCCTGGTCGCCCATGCGGTGTTCGCCGGGATCCCGCTCAGCCTGGCGATCGCGTCCGGCGTGCTCGGCATGGTCCTGGTGGTCACCAGGGACGGCTGGCTCTCGTTGTTCATGGCGGTGACCGTGGTGGCTGACATCACGGTGCTGCCGCTGCTCTGCATCATCGTGCTGCCGATCTGGCTGATGGTCACCCGGCAACCGCCGATGCTGATCGGCAGCAGCACCCCGACGGCGGCGCCCGCCGGCCCGTCGACCCCACCCCACTGA
- a CDS encoding heavy-metal-associated domain-containing protein has product MTNTTTSDLNPADLGLTSISEGASCCGGGGGGCGSSDAVAEPREEAAASVSTELQVTGMTCGHCVTSVTAELSALPGVTGVAVALVAGGLSTVTVQSEAPLATESVAAAIDEAGYALA; this is encoded by the coding sequence ATGACGAACACCACGACTTCTGACCTGAACCCTGCCGACCTGGGCCTCACGAGCATCTCGGAGGGCGCCAGCTGCTGCGGTGGCGGTGGCGGGGGCTGCGGCAGCAGCGACGCGGTCGCCGAGCCGCGCGAGGAGGCGGCGGCATCCGTCAGCACCGAGCTGCAGGTGACCGGAATGACCTGCGGGCACTGCGTCACGAGCGTCACCGCCGAGCTCAGCGCCCTGCCCGGGGTCACCGGCGTCGCCGTCGCGCTCGTCGCGGGCGGCCTCTCGACCGTCACCGTGCAGAGCGAAGCCCCGCTGGCGACGGAGTCCGTCGCGGCCGCGATCGACGAGGCCGGCTACGCCCTGGCCTAG
- a CDS encoding SulP family inorganic anion transporter: MTSTPGPRPPAEKRRAWFAPTLRGYRREWIGPDVIAGLAAGAVVVPQGMAYATIASLPVQIGLYSCMVPMLVYALLGGARAMSVSTTSTIATLTATTLVSAGVAVGSDDAVRDLTTLTLLVGVILLLARLLRLGAIVENINKSTILGIQIGVGATVAVGQLPTLLGVDSNFTGHGFIRSINAVIVALPTVNVPTLLLSVCSIAVLFGFKRFAPRIPGPLIVVAGGILLIAFTGARAAGVSVIAPVPQGLPLPSLPALGDIVDLIPGALAIAVMAFLESAAVARGIRAAGEKQIDSNQELLATSAASIAGSFFSTLPAAGGFSQSAVNLAAGARSQLSTLVTVAFAVLVALFLGPVLSLLPEATLASMVFVAVIGLIDVPSLLRLARVNRPDFWTTVATAAVGLTAGLLPAVAVGVALTLLLILIELSKVRVTVGERRGPVLAVVVGGPLYTANVLETEQAVLAAARAAEGLGAVVLDLGRMATTSVTVLDTLADLDRELASQGVQLRIAALPDAALLIARRTSWFHGLEADGRVFDSVESGMG; this comes from the coding sequence GTGACATCGACGCCGGGGCCGCGACCACCCGCCGAGAAACGGCGCGCCTGGTTCGCGCCGACGCTGCGCGGATACCGGCGTGAGTGGATCGGGCCCGACGTCATCGCAGGGCTCGCCGCCGGGGCGGTCGTCGTGCCGCAGGGGATGGCGTACGCCACCATCGCGAGCCTGCCCGTGCAGATCGGCCTGTACAGCTGCATGGTGCCGATGCTCGTCTACGCCCTGCTCGGCGGCGCCCGCGCGATGAGCGTCTCGACGACATCGACGATCGCCACCCTCACCGCGACGACGCTGGTGAGCGCCGGGGTGGCCGTCGGCTCGGATGACGCCGTCCGCGACCTGACGACGCTGACCCTGCTGGTCGGCGTCATCCTGCTGCTGGCCCGCCTGCTCCGGCTGGGCGCCATCGTCGAGAACATCAACAAGTCCACGATCCTCGGCATCCAGATCGGGGTGGGGGCGACCGTCGCCGTCGGGCAGCTGCCCACGCTGCTCGGCGTCGACAGCAACTTCACCGGGCACGGCTTCATCCGCTCAATCAATGCGGTGATCGTGGCGCTGCCGACCGTGAATGTTCCAACGCTGTTGCTCTCCGTGTGCTCGATCGCCGTGCTGTTCGGGTTCAAGCGCTTCGCCCCGCGCATTCCGGGGCCGCTCATCGTCGTGGCCGGCGGCATCCTGCTCATCGCCTTCACCGGGGCGCGGGCGGCGGGGGTCTCGGTGATCGCGCCGGTGCCGCAGGGCCTGCCGCTGCCGAGCCTGCCGGCACTCGGTGACATCGTGGACCTGATTCCCGGGGCGCTCGCCATCGCCGTGATGGCGTTCCTCGAGTCGGCGGCGGTGGCCCGCGGCATCCGCGCGGCCGGCGAGAAGCAGATCGACAGCAACCAGGAGCTGCTCGCCACCTCGGCCGCCAGCATCGCAGGGTCGTTCTTCTCGACGCTGCCGGCCGCGGGCGGCTTCTCGCAGAGCGCGGTGAACCTCGCCGCGGGGGCCCGCTCCCAGCTGTCGACGCTGGTGACCGTGGCGTTCGCGGTGCTCGTCGCGCTCTTCCTCGGACCGGTGCTCAGCCTCTTGCCGGAGGCCACACTGGCCTCGATGGTGTTCGTCGCCGTCATCGGGCTCATCGACGTGCCGTCGCTGCTGCGGCTGGCGCGAGTCAATCGACCCGATTTCTGGACCACGGTCGCCACCGCCGCCGTCGGCCTCACCGCCGGCCTGCTCCCGGCCGTCGCGGTCGGGGTCGCCCTGACCCTGCTGCTGATCCTCATCGAGCTCAGCAAAGTCAGGGTCACGGTGGGGGAGCGGCGCGGCCCGGTGCTCGCCGTCGTCGTGGGCGGGCCGCTCTACACCGCGAATGTGTTGGAGACCGAGCAGGCGGTGCTCGCAGCCGCCCGGGCCGCCGAGGGGCTGGGCGCGGTGGTTCTCGACCTCGGCCGCATGGCAACGACATCGGTCACCGTGCTCGACACGCTCGCCGACCTGGACAGGGAGCTGGCGTCGCAGGGGGTGCAGCTGCGCATTGCCGCCCTCCCGGATGCCGCCCTCCTGATTGCCCGGCGCACGAGCTGGTTCCATGGGCTCGAGGCCGACGGTCGGGTGTTCGACAGCGTCGAGTCCGGGATGGGGTAA
- a CDS encoding arylsulfatase has product MAKDFTGSIKLDVRDSVPDWDAFLGAAAPVGAPNVLVVLYDDTGQAAWSPYGGRINMPTMDRLAADGLTYSQWHTTALCSPTRSTFLTGRNHHSNGFATISESSTGFPGYNSHIPPENATMANILRDAGWSTYWVGKNHNVPIDEWTAGASKKNWPLGQGYDRFYGFIGGETNNWYPSLAEDNHYIDQPALPEDGYHLSKDLADQALKMIRDSKQTEPDKPWYLWFCPGANHAPHHAPEEYIAKYKGQFDDGYEAYRDWVVPRMIERGLLPEGTTFGDINPMPDGTFSQTDEVRPWAELSAEERAMFSRMAEVFAGFSEYTDAQVGRIVDYLEESGQLENTLIIYCADNGASGEGSPNGSVNEGKVFGGYPDDEAQNLTMVDELGSPDTYNHYPTGWAMGFSAPYKMFKRYTYQGGVCDPMVIHWPAGIQAKGEVRNQYHHSTDIVATILDVCGVEMPKSYNGVEQSPLAGVSMRYSFDAAADGPTQKETQYYEMLGSRGIWHKGWKAVAEHGPVSGMSGFDKDVWQLFHTDVDRAEAHDLAEEFPEKLEELKALWMSEAEANKVLPLNDLQIIGNPKDFETFVNMEFKVPVPPSGQYTYYPGTTEIPERSAANVHGVSYKILAEVDLTADAEGVIFAHGSRFGGHALFIKDGEVSYAYNFLGIPPEDRISAPLKLTGRHIIGVEFTKERMGEYREGVGPLKLYIDEQLVGQQEIRTVLGHFSLCGEGLCIGYDSGDAVSSAYRGSRFEFTGGTIEKVVFDIGDDVYVDVEAHLAAAYARD; this is encoded by the coding sequence GTGGCCAAGGATTTCACCGGCAGCATCAAGTTGGACGTTCGGGACTCCGTCCCCGATTGGGACGCGTTCCTGGGCGCCGCCGCCCCGGTGGGCGCGCCGAATGTTCTCGTCGTGCTCTACGACGACACCGGCCAGGCGGCCTGGTCGCCCTACGGCGGTCGCATCAACATGCCCACGATGGACCGGCTCGCGGCTGACGGCCTCACCTACTCGCAGTGGCACACGACGGCGCTCTGCTCGCCGACCAGGTCCACGTTCCTGACCGGCCGGAATCACCATTCCAACGGCTTCGCGACGATCTCCGAGTCCTCGACGGGCTTCCCGGGGTACAACTCGCACATCCCGCCGGAGAACGCCACGATGGCCAACATCCTGCGCGACGCCGGATGGTCGACATACTGGGTGGGCAAGAACCACAATGTGCCGATCGATGAGTGGACGGCCGGCGCCTCGAAGAAGAACTGGCCGCTCGGCCAGGGCTACGACCGTTTCTACGGCTTCATCGGGGGCGAGACCAACAACTGGTACCCGTCGCTCGCCGAGGACAACCACTACATCGATCAGCCCGCCCTGCCGGAGGACGGCTACCACCTCTCGAAGGACCTGGCCGATCAGGCGCTCAAGATGATCAGGGACTCGAAGCAGACCGAGCCGGACAAGCCCTGGTACCTGTGGTTCTGCCCCGGAGCCAACCACGCCCCGCACCACGCGCCAGAGGAGTACATCGCCAAGTACAAGGGCCAGTTCGACGACGGCTACGAGGCATACCGCGACTGGGTCGTGCCACGCATGATCGAGCGCGGGCTGCTGCCGGAGGGGACGACGTTCGGCGACATCAACCCGATGCCCGACGGCACCTTCAGCCAGACCGACGAGGTGCGCCCCTGGGCAGAGCTCAGCGCGGAGGAGCGGGCGATGTTCTCGCGGATGGCCGAGGTGTTCGCCGGATTCTCGGAGTACACCGACGCGCAGGTGGGGCGCATCGTGGACTACCTCGAGGAATCCGGCCAGCTCGAGAACACTCTCATCATCTACTGTGCCGACAACGGGGCGTCCGGTGAGGGCAGCCCGAACGGTTCCGTCAACGAGGGCAAGGTCTTCGGCGGCTACCCGGATGACGAGGCGCAGAACCTCACGATGGTCGACGAGCTCGGCAGCCCCGACACCTACAACCACTATCCGACCGGCTGGGCGATGGGCTTCTCCGCGCCGTACAAGATGTTCAAGCGCTACACCTACCAGGGCGGGGTCTGCGACCCGATGGTGATCCACTGGCCGGCCGGCATCCAGGCCAAGGGCGAGGTGCGCAACCAATACCACCACTCGACCGACATCGTCGCGACGATCCTCGACGTGTGTGGCGTCGAGATGCCGAAGAGCTACAACGGCGTCGAGCAGAGCCCGCTCGCCGGGGTGTCGATGCGCTACTCCTTCGACGCGGCGGCGGACGGCCCGACGCAGAAGGAGACGCAGTACTACGAGATGCTCGGCAGTCGCGGCATCTGGCACAAGGGCTGGAAGGCCGTCGCCGAGCATGGCCCGGTGAGCGGCATGAGCGGCTTCGACAAGGACGTCTGGCAACTGTTCCACACCGACGTCGATCGCGCGGAGGCCCACGATCTCGCGGAAGAGTTCCCCGAGAAGCTCGAGGAGCTCAAGGCGCTCTGGATGAGTGAGGCCGAGGCGAACAAGGTGCTGCCGCTCAACGACCTGCAGATCATCGGCAACCCCAAGGACTTCGAGACGTTCGTGAACATGGAGTTCAAGGTGCCGGTGCCGCCGAGTGGCCAGTACACCTACTACCCGGGCACGACGGAGATCCCGGAGCGCTCGGCGGCGAACGTGCACGGGGTCTCCTACAAGATCCTCGCCGAGGTCGATCTCACGGCCGACGCGGAGGGCGTCATCTTCGCCCACGGCTCTCGGTTCGGCGGCCACGCCCTGTTCATCAAGGACGGCGAGGTGAGCTACGCGTACAACTTCCTCGGGATCCCGCCGGAGGATCGCATCTCGGCGCCGCTCAAGCTGACCGGCAGGCACATCATCGGCGTGGAGTTCACCAAGGAGCGGATGGGCGAGTACCGCGAGGGCGTCGGGCCCCTCAAGCTCTACATCGACGAGCAGCTCGTTGGCCAGCAGGAGATCCGCACGGTGCTCGGGCACTTCTCGCTCTGCGGCGAGGGACTCTGCATCGGCTACGACAGCGGCGACGCCGTCTCCAGCGCCTACAGGGGGTCGCGATTCGAATTCACCGGCGGCACGATCGAGAAGGTGGTGTTCGACATCGGCGACGACGTGTACGTCGACGTCGAGGCTCACCTGGCCGCAGCGTACGCCAGAGACTGA